From Woronichinia naegeliana WA131, the proteins below share one genomic window:
- a CDS encoding creatininase family protein, translating to MLHSFIPAHRFFPYLTWTEIRDLPDKTNTVIIQPLGAIEQHGPHLPLVVDAALNLGVLGKALEDLDQHIPAYSLPCLYYGKSNEHWGFPGTIALSAQTMLSMLGEIADSLYVAGFRKWILLNGHGGQPQVLEIAARDIHQKYPDFLVFPLFLWRVPNLAAELLTPMELELGIHAGDAETSLMLSLLPDQVKMEKAIREYPQNLPSHSCLSMEGKLPFAWLTQELSQSGVMGDATTATKEKGDRLLASLAQSWQQVIKDVYEFQQPTLS from the coding sequence ATGCTGCATAGCTTTATTCCAGCCCATCGTTTTTTTCCCTATTTAACCTGGACAGAAATTCGAGATTTACCCGATAAAACCAATACCGTCATCATTCAACCCCTGGGAGCGATCGAACAACATGGCCCTCACCTGCCATTGGTCGTGGATGCAGCCCTTAATTTAGGGGTATTAGGTAAAGCTTTGGAAGACTTAGATCAACACATTCCGGCCTATAGTCTTCCTTGTTTATACTATGGCAAGTCTAATGAACATTGGGGTTTTCCCGGTACGATCGCCCTTTCCGCGCAAACAATGTTGTCAATGTTAGGGGAAATAGCCGATAGTCTCTACGTGGCTGGCTTTCGGAAATGGATTTTGTTGAATGGTCACGGTGGTCAGCCCCAGGTCTTGGAAATTGCAGCACGAGACATACACCAAAAATACCCCGATTTTCTGGTTTTTCCTCTCTTTCTCTGGCGGGTTCCTAACCTGGCAGCGGAATTATTAACGCCCATGGAATTAGAATTGGGTATCCATGCTGGTGATGCTGAAACCAGTTTGATGCTTTCCCTGTTACCCGATCAGGTCAAAATGGAGAAAGCGATCAGGGAATATCCTCAGAATTTGCCCTCCCATAGTTGCTTATCAATGGAAGGAAAGTTGCCCTTTGCCTGGTTAACTCAAGAACTGAGTCAAAGTGGTGTTATGGGGGATGCGACCACTGCAACCAAAGAAAAAGGCGATCGCCTCCTAGCGTCCCTGGCTCAGAGTTGGCAACAAGTGATCAAGGATGTCTATGAATTTCAGCAACCGACTTTATCCTAA
- a CDS encoding Uma2 family endonuclease, whose product MVVALPEAHSVTAKPITAEEYLAKEELAEEKSEFINGEIIQMAGASANHNLLTGKVHARLLLALEDLGYTVFMSDMKLLPPHFKNYFYPDVMVIKDEPYFTDAKQTAVTNPCFIAEILSASTEGFDKNQKFSFYRTIPELQEYLLIDQSAYRVELYRKVGDRQWLLTELCGQAEVIRLESVAVEITLADLYKRVNFIETFQP is encoded by the coding sequence ATGGTTGTTGCACTGCCAGAGGCGCACTCCGTAACCGCTAAGCCCATCACGGCTGAAGAATACCTTGCCAAGGAAGAATTGGCCGAGGAAAAAAGTGAATTTATTAATGGAGAGATTATCCAAATGGCGGGAGCATCGGCAAATCATAATCTTCTAACGGGGAAAGTTCATGCTCGTTTATTGTTGGCATTAGAAGACTTAGGTTATACCGTTTTTATGAGTGATATGAAGCTCTTGCCGCCTCATTTTAAGAACTATTTTTACCCTGATGTGATGGTGATTAAGGATGAACCTTATTTTACCGATGCGAAACAAACGGCAGTTACCAATCCTTGTTTCATTGCAGAGATATTATCAGCTTCAACGGAAGGATTTGATAAGAATCAGAAATTTAGTTTTTATCGTACTATTCCAGAATTACAAGAATATCTCTTAATTGATCAGTCAGCTTATCGCGTGGAATTGTATCGTAAAGTCGGCGATCGCCAATGGTTATTAACAGAATTATGCGGTCAAGCAGAAGTCATTAGGTTAGAATCTGTAGCAGTAGAAATTACCCTAGCTGATTTGTATAAACGGGTAAATTTTATTGAAACTTTTCAGCCTTAA
- a CDS encoding amino acid ABC transporter permease, with amino-acid sequence MATYHWNWLIFFEEVATGGEKYYQWLLAGLGWTVATSLSAWLLALILGTAIGIIRTTPLKGLLILADAYVELFRNIPLIVQMFLWFFVLPDILPDRLGDWMKQEMPLPEFSTAVLSLAFFTSARIAEQVKAGILSLPTGQKGAGLAIGFTLPQVYRYVLLPVAFRIMIPPLTSEFMNIFKNSSVALTIGMLELTAVAKQMNEYTFQGFEIFTVVTLLYIAIALMANRFMAWIENKVRIPGYSQEH; translated from the coding sequence ATGGCTACCTATCACTGGAATTGGTTAATTTTCTTTGAAGAGGTCGCAACGGGCGGCGAAAAATATTATCAATGGCTCCTGGCGGGGCTGGGTTGGACTGTCGCCACTTCTCTCAGTGCCTGGCTTTTGGCTCTGATCCTAGGAACCGCGATCGGGATTATTCGCACCACTCCGCTCAAAGGATTGCTGATACTAGCAGATGCCTACGTGGAACTCTTTCGCAATATCCCTCTGATCGTGCAAATGTTTTTATGGTTCTTTGTACTGCCGGATATTCTGCCCGACCGTTTGGGAGATTGGATGAAACAGGAAATGCCCCTACCCGAATTTTCGACAGCAGTGCTGAGTTTAGCTTTTTTTACCTCAGCGCGGATTGCAGAACAGGTGAAGGCCGGAATTTTATCGCTGCCAACGGGTCAAAAAGGGGCCGGATTAGCGATCGGTTTTACCCTACCCCAGGTCTATCGTTATGTTCTGTTGCCCGTTGCTTTTCGGATTATGATTCCCCCACTGACCAGCGAGTTTATGAATATTTTTAAAAATTCTTCGGTGGCTTTAACAATTGGTATGTTAGAACTGACCGCAGTGGCTAAACAAATGAATGAATATACCTTTCAAGGTTTTGAAATTTTTACGGTGGTGACGCTGCTCTATATTGCGATCGCCTTAATGGCCAATCGTTTCATGGCTTGGATTGAAAACAAGGTGAGAATTCCAGGCTATTCCCAGGAGCATTAA
- a CDS encoding ABC transporter permease subunit (The N-terminal region of this protein, as described by TIGR01726, is a three transmembrane segment that identifies a subfamily of ABC transporter permease subunits, which specificities that include histidine, arginine, glutamine, glutamate, L-cystine (sic), the opines (in Agrobacterium) octopine and nopaline, etc.) produces the protein MNDFDFEVITRSLPYLWKGMQYTLTLTLTAMAGGVIFGSLLALARLSGITVLERSASLYVNLMRSIPLVLVIFWFYFLVPLLGQWLTGAENPITVGPDQTALISFTLFEIAYYCEIIRAGIQSIPNGQTAAAKAIGFTYPQQMLYVILPQAFWNMLPVLLTQTIVLFQDTSLVYVISGTDFLGAASKVAQRDSRLVEMYSFVAVVYFIISFTLSKWVKHFQQKISLTR, from the coding sequence ATGAATGATTTTGACTTTGAAGTTATTACGCGATCGCTGCCCTATCTCTGGAAGGGAATGCAATATACCCTCACCTTAACCTTAACGGCTATGGCTGGGGGCGTGATTTTTGGCTCCCTATTAGCCCTAGCTAGACTATCGGGAATAACGGTATTAGAGAGGAGCGCGAGTTTGTATGTTAATCTCATGCGTTCCATTCCCTTGGTATTAGTTATCTTTTGGTTTTATTTTCTTGTCCCCTTACTTGGTCAATGGTTAACCGGAGCCGAAAACCCCATCACGGTTGGCCCCGATCAAACAGCACTGATTAGTTTTACCCTATTTGAAATTGCCTACTATTGTGAGATTATTCGCGCTGGCATTCAATCTATTCCCAATGGTCAAACGGCGGCAGCTAAAGCGATCGGTTTTACCTATCCCCAACAAATGCTTTATGTGATTTTGCCCCAGGCTTTTTGGAATATGTTGCCAGTCCTCTTAACTCAAACTATTGTCTTATTTCAGGATACCTCTTTGGTTTATGTTATCTCAGGCACGGACTTTTTAGGAGCGGCCTCGAAAGTGGCTCAACGGGACAGTCGATTGGTGGAAATGTACAGTTTTGTCGCAGTCGTTTATTTTATAATCAGCTTTACTTTATCTAAATGGGTTAAGCATTTCCAACAAAAAATAAGCCTGACTAGATAG